From the Polyangiaceae bacterium genome, one window contains:
- a CDS encoding transcription antitermination factor NusB, which translates to MTKRTREQAPTGRSVAVKVLERVETNKAYAAAALDAELARAKQLDVRDRGLCTEIVYGVLRTRRALEARLARHMSAGLARTEPWLRLQLLVAAYQILALDRVPAHAAVDAAVTEVRARRGPKPAGFVNAVLRKLSAEERGFEVDEAIWNSVPDWLRARLVAAVGEEDARALLCVGAGSGTWVRAVDERARPDWLAEAEPDVRVPGAYRSTLGGDLRAREGWDSGAFVIQELGSQILGHALAAVPGERVLDACAGRGQKTSLLRECVGNSSELWAADLHPHKLRALQAEFERLRLSPPRIAAVDWTRGSGEVPLDTFDRVLVDAPCTGTGTLRRRPEITSRLTPEDPARMSRLAEQILRSAANCARPGGRIVFAVCSVMPEEGTELVKRVRDVLDPAPFDAPLARALAGDGVTEFRLLPTRHGTEGYFVASFVRPARGHTP; encoded by the coding sequence GTGACGAAGCGAACGCGTGAACAGGCGCCGACCGGGCGCTCCGTCGCGGTCAAGGTGCTCGAGCGAGTCGAGACGAACAAGGCCTACGCCGCCGCAGCCTTGGATGCGGAGCTTGCCCGCGCCAAGCAGCTCGATGTGCGGGATCGGGGCTTGTGTACGGAGATCGTATACGGCGTGCTGCGCACGCGCCGGGCGCTGGAAGCTCGCCTTGCGCGTCACATGAGCGCTGGCCTTGCGCGCACGGAGCCGTGGCTGCGTCTGCAGCTGTTGGTCGCGGCGTATCAGATCCTGGCTCTGGACCGAGTGCCGGCCCATGCTGCGGTGGACGCGGCGGTGACGGAGGTGCGCGCGCGTCGCGGTCCGAAGCCGGCGGGGTTCGTCAACGCGGTGCTGCGCAAGCTGTCCGCCGAAGAGCGTGGGTTCGAAGTCGACGAGGCGATCTGGAACAGCGTTCCCGACTGGTTGCGTGCGCGACTCGTCGCCGCCGTCGGCGAAGAGGATGCGAGAGCGCTGCTCTGTGTCGGTGCGGGGAGCGGGACCTGGGTGCGTGCAGTTGACGAGCGCGCCAGGCCGGACTGGCTCGCGGAGGCGGAGCCCGACGTGAGGGTTCCAGGCGCCTACCGGAGCACCCTGGGCGGCGACCTGCGTGCCCGTGAAGGCTGGGATTCTGGAGCGTTCGTCATCCAGGAACTGGGGTCGCAGATCTTGGGCCACGCCCTAGCTGCGGTTCCAGGGGAGCGCGTGCTGGATGCCTGCGCCGGGCGTGGGCAGAAGACCAGCTTGCTTCGCGAGTGCGTGGGCAACTCGAGTGAACTCTGGGCAGCTGACTTGCACCCGCACAAGTTGCGGGCACTGCAAGCGGAGTTCGAACGCCTGCGGCTATCGCCGCCCCGTATCGCGGCCGTCGATTGGACTCGCGGGAGTGGAGAGGTGCCCCTCGACACCTTCGATCGCGTTCTGGTCGACGCGCCTTGCACCGGCACGGGGACGCTTCGCCGCCGTCCGGAGATCACCTCCCGCCTGACTCCCGAGGATCCCGCTCGCATGTCTAGACTGGCCGAGCAAATCCTGCGCAGCGCCGCAAACTGTGCCAGGCCTGGGGGACGCATCGTGTTTGCGGTGTGCAGTGTGATGCCTGAAGAGGGTACGGAGCTGGTGAAGCGTGTTCGAGACGTCCTCGACCCCGCGCCCTTCGACGCTCCGCTGGCGCGAGCGTTGGCCGGAGATGGAGTAACAGAGTTCAGGTTGCTGCCGACCCGCCACGGAACCGAAGGCTATTTCGTCGCCAGCTTCGTGCGCCCCGCGCGTGGTCACACGCCTTGA
- the rseP gene encoding RIP metalloprotease RseP, translating to MDLFYFVILVSSLIFVHELGHFAVAKAFGVKVLTFSLGFGPKVLRLRGRETEYCISLLPLGGYVKMLEESKTDLVMPEDRNRTFESLPVYKRILVVLAGPLMNLVFPILLYFSVFVTDGPFLPPTVGVVLPNHPAHGKLFPGDRIMAVNGEQVGTFDELKRIVAKNPSRLVRFKVFRDNKHIDVEVTAEETVERRELDIVERVGTVGIQPSAPAAVIGIASSDSPAYRAGLRTFDVITHVAGQPVRRFMDLEKALGENRGETVPVTYLRPDVIGDALGGLADFGVYETGVVALTPDSAGTDFTSRTGLELADLYAAVVPEDSYLHKAGLRPGDKLLRLDDEPIPAWSSFRERVLSAPDRPHRIDYLSARDGRTKVGTFQMRREDFTDEHGQTFARYVLRVQHWIPLAPEDRVEHPTPLRYAFEKAVEETREVTRFVLVSMVRLAQGRISLKSLSGPITIYEVAGDEGRKGPDYFVWVMALISINLGLLNLLPIPVLDGGHLMFFLLEGVMRRPLPLRVREVAHIVGMLILLGLMALAFKNDVERRWDVIVGQFRELIG from the coding sequence ATGGACCTTTTCTACTTCGTCATCTTGGTGAGCTCCCTCATCTTCGTTCATGAGTTGGGCCACTTCGCGGTCGCCAAGGCCTTTGGCGTGAAGGTGTTGACCTTCAGTCTCGGGTTTGGGCCGAAGGTATTGCGCCTTCGCGGCCGCGAGACGGAGTACTGCATCAGCCTGCTGCCCTTGGGTGGGTACGTGAAGATGCTCGAGGAGTCGAAGACGGACTTGGTCATGCCCGAGGACCGCAACCGCACCTTCGAGTCGCTGCCCGTCTACAAGCGCATCCTGGTGGTGTTGGCGGGGCCGCTGATGAACTTGGTGTTCCCCATTCTGCTCTACTTCTCGGTGTTCGTGACCGACGGGCCGTTCTTGCCGCCCACGGTTGGAGTGGTGCTGCCGAACCATCCCGCGCACGGCAAGCTCTTCCCGGGGGACCGCATCATGGCGGTCAACGGAGAGCAGGTGGGGACCTTCGACGAACTCAAGCGCATCGTGGCCAAGAACCCGAGTCGCCTGGTGCGCTTCAAGGTCTTTCGCGACAACAAACACATCGACGTCGAGGTCACCGCCGAAGAGACCGTGGAGCGACGCGAACTCGACATCGTGGAGCGGGTGGGCACCGTGGGTATTCAGCCCAGTGCTCCCGCCGCCGTGATCGGCATCGCCAGCTCCGACTCTCCCGCGTATCGCGCTGGGTTGCGCACCTTCGATGTCATCACCCACGTGGCTGGGCAACCCGTGCGCCGCTTCATGGATTTGGAAAAGGCCCTAGGCGAGAATCGGGGCGAGACGGTTCCGGTCACCTACCTGCGCCCCGATGTGATCGGTGATGCGCTGGGTGGGCTCGCCGACTTCGGCGTGTACGAAACTGGTGTCGTCGCGCTGACACCCGACTCTGCGGGAACCGACTTCACCTCGCGCACGGGACTCGAGTTGGCCGACTTGTACGCGGCAGTCGTCCCCGAGGACAGCTACTTGCACAAAGCCGGGCTACGCCCGGGCGACAAGTTGCTGCGCCTCGATGACGAACCCATCCCAGCATGGTCCTCCTTTCGCGAGCGCGTGCTGTCGGCGCCCGACCGTCCGCATCGCATCGACTACCTGTCGGCTCGCGATGGGCGCACCAAGGTGGGCACGTTCCAGATGCGGCGCGAGGACTTCACTGACGAGCACGGGCAGACCTTCGCGCGCTACGTGCTTCGCGTGCAGCATTGGATCCCCCTGGCCCCCGAGGATCGCGTCGAACACCCGACGCCGCTGCGCTACGCCTTCGAGAAGGCCGTCGAAGAGACCCGAGAAGTCACGCGCTTCGTCCTGGTGAGCATGGTGCGTCTGGCGCAGGGGCGCATCAGCCTCAAGTCGCTGTCTGGCCCCATCACCATCTACGAAGTTGCCGGCGACGAGGGGCGAAAAGGACCGGACTACTTCGTCTGGGTCATGGCCCTGATCAGCATCAATCTGGGGTTGCTGAACCTGCTCCCGATCCCGGTGCTGGATGGTGGGCACCTGATGTTCTTCTTGCTCGAAGGGGTCATGCGGCGGCCGCTTCCGCTGCGCGTGCGTGAGGTGGCCCACATCGTAGGCATGTTGATTCTGCTCGGTCTGATGGCCTTGGCATTCAAGAACGACGTAGAGCGACGCTGGGACGTCATCGTCGGTCAGTTCCGCGAGCTCATCGGGTGA
- a CDS encoding acyl-CoA thioesterase yields the protein MTAGKTPSQSRVELHQLMLPEHANAYGNIHGGEIMKMVDEAGGIAAMRHAQRPCVTVAMDSMTFMSKVRIGDVLGCVASVNLVGRSSLEVGVKVTAENPISGEVTHTNSAYLVYVAIDDDGNPTSIPPLILQTDEEHRRHREALARQQHRLAQRSKS from the coding sequence ATGACCGCCGGCAAGACCCCATCTCAATCCCGAGTCGAACTGCATCAACTCATGCTCCCCGAGCACGCCAATGCCTACGGCAACATCCATGGTGGCGAGATCATGAAGATGGTGGACGAGGCGGGCGGCATCGCCGCCATGCGCCATGCGCAACGGCCTTGCGTAACCGTTGCCATGGACTCGATGACCTTCATGAGCAAGGTCCGGATCGGCGACGTGCTTGGTTGCGTCGCCAGCGTGAACCTCGTGGGTCGTTCCAGCCTCGAGGTCGGCGTGAAGGTGACGGCGGAGAACCCAATCAGCGGCGAGGTGACGCACACCAATAGTGCCTACCTGGTGTACGTCGCCATCGACGATGACGGCAATCCCACCTCGATACCGCCGCTCATCCTGCAGACGGACGAAGAACATCGTCGACACCGCGAGGCCCTCGCACGACAACAGCATCGTTTGGCGCAGCGCTCCAAGAGCTGA
- a CDS encoding DCC1-like thiol-disulfide oxidoreductase family protein — protein sequence MRLTVIYDASCAFCVNAATWLSAQEAFIPIELVSAQSEEAQLRFGILPWLGDQLVVVSDDGRVWAGSAAFIMCLWALVDYREWALRLSAPELAGLSAAFFRWFSARRKSMSALWPHAPCGTGACSAKLGSAYR from the coding sequence ATGCGACTCACCGTGATCTATGACGCCTCCTGTGCCTTCTGCGTGAATGCAGCCACGTGGCTCTCGGCTCAGGAGGCGTTCATTCCGATCGAACTCGTGTCAGCGCAAAGCGAGGAGGCCCAGCTGCGCTTTGGGATCCTGCCATGGCTCGGGGATCAACTCGTCGTCGTCAGCGACGACGGCCGCGTATGGGCTGGCTCGGCGGCGTTCATCATGTGCCTGTGGGCGTTGGTCGACTATCGCGAATGGGCGCTGCGCCTGTCGGCGCCAGAGCTGGCAGGGCTTTCGGCGGCGTTCTTTCGCTGGTTCAGCGCCCGGCGCAAAAGCATGTCCGCCCTGTGGCCCCACGCGCCTTGCGGCACTGGCGCCTGTTCCGCCAAGCTGGGAAGCGCCTATCGTTGA
- a CDS encoding TetR/AcrR family transcriptional regulator: protein MPAKAATRDRILAAALQLFRKQGFEATTMRQIAKIAGTSLGSAYYYFPRKEALVLAYFEDQMLLHEARAAALFETTDDLSERVKAAFLIRLELMESDQGFFGGLLRTVGEPDSSVSVFSKENAPLRARGIGVLRDAVSVPSIDESVREDLALILWALVLLMVLYFVHDRSEGQHKTRTLVLRSLDLLLPMVPLLATPPAAMLRREVRSMLADAALWPS from the coding sequence ATGCCCGCCAAAGCCGCCACCCGAGACCGGATTCTCGCTGCTGCGTTGCAGTTGTTTCGCAAGCAAGGCTTCGAAGCAACCACCATGCGGCAGATCGCCAAGATCGCGGGAACCAGTCTCGGGTCGGCCTACTACTACTTCCCGCGCAAAGAGGCGCTGGTGCTCGCCTACTTCGAAGACCAGATGCTGCTCCATGAAGCGCGCGCGGCGGCCCTTTTCGAGACCACCGACGACTTGAGCGAACGCGTGAAAGCGGCATTCCTGATCCGGCTCGAATTGATGGAGTCCGATCAAGGCTTCTTTGGCGGGTTGTTGCGTACCGTAGGCGAACCCGACAGCAGCGTGAGTGTCTTTTCGAAGGAGAATGCTCCCTTGCGCGCGCGCGGCATCGGCGTGCTGCGCGACGCCGTCAGCGTACCCAGTATCGACGAGTCCGTGCGAGAGGACTTGGCCCTCATCTTGTGGGCGTTGGTGCTGCTGATGGTGCTCTACTTCGTCCACGATCGCAGCGAGGGTCAGCACAAGACACGTACGCTGGTGCTGCGAAGCCTCGACTTACTGCTACCGATGGTGCCGCTGTTGGCCACGCCGCCGGCAGCCATGCTACGGCGCGAGGTGCGATCGATGCTCGCCGACGCGGCGCTTTGGCCGAGCTGA
- a CDS encoding FecR domain-containing protein — translation MAGRAVAAPEFVQSANAAGQRASPDGSAVRLEPHAALQCCPPRPTALPSRWSGKVRANVVHRSDTSWLLAAGPFEVHVTGTEFDARYDADSRELEVRMIEGSVRVTGACLEHPGVLSGTESGTFRCVDASSKSASSARPAAAPPPSQATTELSPAASTTAPTTPGSAHPSAAATLDGGNANDWRQLAGEGRFRAALAAAEALGFERLCNREDAASLLTLGNTARLAGNGMRAAEAYQALRRRFPGSASASGAAFQLGRLSFDGAANYAAAHQWFSAYLREAPGGGLAQEALGRVLECEHRLGRRDQAEATARRYLASYPQGAHASLAHSLLPQ, via the coding sequence GTGGCAGGGCGAGCCGTAGCGGCACCCGAATTCGTGCAGAGCGCGAACGCAGCGGGACAGCGGGCTTCTCCGGACGGAAGCGCGGTTCGCCTCGAGCCTCACGCGGCGCTGCAGTGCTGTCCACCCAGGCCAACGGCGCTGCCCTCGCGCTGGAGCGGGAAGGTCCGGGCCAACGTGGTGCATCGCAGCGACACGAGCTGGCTGCTTGCTGCGGGCCCCTTCGAGGTCCACGTGACTGGAACCGAGTTCGATGCGCGCTACGACGCTGACTCTCGCGAGCTAGAGGTTCGAATGATCGAGGGCTCGGTACGCGTCACCGGCGCATGTTTGGAGCACCCGGGAGTACTTTCCGGTACCGAGTCTGGCACCTTCCGCTGCGTCGACGCCTCGAGCAAGTCCGCGTCCTCTGCGCGTCCAGCCGCGGCGCCACCGCCGTCCCAGGCAACGACCGAGTTGTCCCCAGCCGCCAGCACAACGGCTCCCACTACACCCGGGTCGGCCCATCCATCTGCAGCGGCGACGCTGGATGGCGGCAACGCCAACGACTGGAGACAGTTGGCAGGCGAAGGCCGCTTCCGCGCTGCTTTGGCTGCCGCGGAGGCCCTCGGCTTCGAGCGGCTGTGCAACCGTGAGGATGCGGCATCCCTACTGACCTTGGGCAACACCGCACGCTTGGCGGGCAACGGCATGCGCGCAGCGGAAGCGTATCAAGCGCTACGCCGTCGCTTCCCCGGGTCCGCTTCGGCGAGTGGAGCCGCGTTTCAGCTGGGTCGTCTGTCCTTCGACGGCGCGGCGAACTACGCCGCCGCGCACCAGTGGTTCTCCGCATACCTACGCGAGGCTCCGGGCGGCGGGCTGGCTCAGGAAGCCCTCGGCCGCGTGCTCGAATGCGAGCATCGCCTGGGTCGCCGCGACCAGGCGGAAGCGACCGCGCGACGCTACCTGGCGAGCTATCCCCAGGGCGCCCACGCCAGCCTTGCGCACTCGTTGCTCCCGCAATGA
- the secA gene encoding preprotein translocase subunit SecA, translating into MLTWVAKKLFGTSNERAIRRMQPKVNAINELESKIQKLSDAELKAKTAEFKEKLDNGATLDEILVEAFAVGREAGKRALKMRHYDVQLIGGMVLHQGKIAEMKTGEGKTLVATLPIYLNALAGKGVHLVTVNDYLAKRDAEWMGKLYNFLGLSVGTIVNQQPDHEKRRSYQCDICYGQNNEFGFDYLRDNLKFSALDYAQRRLSYAIVDEVDSILIDEARTPLIISGPAEAASEKYRTINEIVSRLRKDEHYNVDEKGFTATLTDEGVETVQRMIGLKNLYDPVHVQTLHILNQLLKAHALYKRDQHYMVSPDGKVLIIDEFTGRVLAGRRWSDGLHQAVEAKENVEIHEESRTIATITFQNLFRMYEKLAGMTGTAETEAQEFHSTYKLDVVTIPTNKPLVRGDYEDIVYKTEREKFTAVIKEILAEHEAGRPVLVGTTSVEKSAAIARILQKKKIPHNVLNAKHHENEAFVVAQAGRKGSITVSTNMAGRGTDILLGGNPEMLARWDFRQSGKDSDLDVEEFDALVKKYENSCKKEHDEVIENGGLHIVGTERHESRRIDNQLRGRAGRQGDPGSSRFYLSLEDDLMRIFSGERVKNLMDRMGLPDDEPIEHPWVTKSVENAQRKVEERNFDIRKNLLEYDDVMNAQRKTVYSLRQQLLEGRYTPEELDELGKPTGDTKEIAPDDGVKKLVKPLVPQLISFFADPPLELKDKEGNPRSAKNRKDIEKVEKLVELPSLQREIYQLWGVKLDLDTRKKRKPVELHDELMEMVVRGLSEQRERMLDLIDRVLAAIVEESCPENKPPEDWDWANIREGYYEHFKVRLPEEVEEHGDAELLVRDLFARAEEFYRQREKDLGVENAMRVFRHLYLEGIDQAWQDHLSNMEHLRDGIGLRGYGQKDPKNEYKKEGYNLFLNMMAKVSSTVLLRFFEVQIQRTEDIEALEAVAAEEHQQLLDHAVARHPGEEAPPEELLQQMLESAHSAPPPARSAPPAPKIGRNDDCPCGSGKKFKKCHGAALEDDEPSEAQPRA; encoded by the coding sequence ATGCTGACCTGGGTAGCAAAGAAGCTCTTCGGCACTTCCAATGAGCGCGCGATACGCCGCATGCAGCCGAAGGTAAACGCCATCAACGAGCTGGAATCCAAGATTCAGAAGCTGTCGGACGCCGAGTTGAAGGCGAAGACGGCGGAGTTCAAGGAGAAGCTCGACAACGGCGCCACCCTCGACGAGATCTTGGTGGAAGCCTTTGCCGTAGGACGGGAGGCCGGCAAGCGAGCGCTGAAGATGCGCCACTACGACGTCCAGCTCATCGGCGGCATGGTGCTGCACCAGGGCAAGATTGCCGAAATGAAAACCGGCGAGGGCAAGACGCTGGTCGCGACGCTGCCCATCTATCTAAATGCCTTAGCCGGCAAGGGGGTGCACCTGGTCACGGTCAACGACTACCTGGCCAAGCGCGATGCCGAGTGGATGGGCAAGCTCTACAACTTCCTAGGGCTGAGCGTCGGCACCATCGTCAACCAACAGCCGGACCACGAGAAGCGGCGCTCCTACCAGTGTGACATCTGCTACGGGCAGAACAACGAGTTCGGCTTCGACTATCTGCGCGACAACCTCAAGTTTTCCGCGCTGGACTACGCGCAGCGCAGGCTTTCCTACGCCATCGTCGACGAGGTGGACTCCATCCTCATCGACGAAGCGCGAACCCCACTCATCATCAGTGGCCCCGCTGAGGCAGCGAGCGAGAAGTACCGCACGATCAACGAGATCGTCAGCCGCCTGCGCAAGGACGAGCACTACAACGTCGACGAAAAAGGCTTCACTGCCACGCTGACGGACGAAGGCGTCGAGACCGTGCAGCGCATGATCGGCCTGAAGAACCTCTACGATCCGGTCCACGTCCAGACCCTGCACATCCTCAATCAACTGCTCAAAGCCCACGCCCTCTACAAGCGCGACCAGCACTACATGGTCAGCCCGGACGGCAAGGTGTTGATCATCGACGAATTCACCGGCCGCGTGTTGGCCGGCCGTCGTTGGAGCGACGGCTTGCATCAAGCGGTGGAGGCCAAGGAGAACGTCGAAATCCACGAAGAGAGTCGCACCATTGCGACCATCACCTTCCAGAACTTGTTCCGCATGTACGAAAAGCTGGCAGGAATGACCGGCACTGCGGAGACCGAGGCCCAGGAGTTCCATTCCACCTACAAGCTCGACGTGGTGACCATCCCCACCAACAAGCCGCTGGTGCGCGGGGACTACGAGGACATCGTCTACAAGACCGAGCGCGAGAAGTTCACGGCAGTGATCAAGGAGATCTTGGCGGAGCACGAGGCGGGTCGTCCCGTACTGGTCGGCACCACCAGCGTCGAGAAGAGCGCTGCCATCGCGCGTATCCTGCAAAAGAAAAAGATTCCGCACAACGTGCTCAATGCCAAACACCACGAGAACGAAGCGTTCGTCGTGGCGCAGGCGGGGCGCAAAGGCTCGATCACCGTCAGCACCAACATGGCGGGTCGCGGCACTGACATCTTGCTCGGTGGCAATCCCGAGATGCTCGCACGCTGGGACTTCCGCCAGTCCGGCAAGGACTCGGACCTCGACGTGGAGGAATTCGACGCGCTGGTCAAGAAGTACGAGAACTCGTGCAAGAAGGAGCATGACGAGGTCATCGAGAACGGCGGCCTTCACATCGTGGGCACGGAGCGTCACGAATCGCGCCGCATCGACAATCAGCTGCGCGGGCGCGCCGGCCGTCAGGGCGACCCTGGGTCGAGCCGTTTCTACTTGTCGCTCGAAGACGACTTGATGCGTATCTTCAGCGGAGAGCGCGTCAAGAACCTGATGGATCGCATGGGCTTGCCCGACGACGAACCCATCGAGCACCCCTGGGTGACCAAGAGCGTGGAGAACGCCCAGCGCAAGGTGGAAGAGCGCAACTTCGACATCCGCAAGAACTTGCTCGAGTACGACGATGTGATGAACGCCCAGCGAAAGACGGTGTACTCACTCCGTCAGCAACTGCTGGAAGGTCGCTACACTCCAGAAGAGCTGGACGAACTGGGCAAGCCCACCGGCGACACCAAAGAAATCGCACCCGACGATGGCGTCAAGAAGCTGGTGAAGCCCCTGGTGCCGCAACTCATCAGCTTCTTCGCGGATCCGCCCCTCGAGCTGAAGGACAAGGAAGGCAACCCACGCTCGGCCAAGAACCGCAAGGACATCGAGAAGGTCGAGAAGTTGGTGGAGCTGCCGTCCTTGCAGCGGGAGATCTACCAGCTATGGGGTGTGAAGCTCGACCTCGACACGCGCAAGAAGCGCAAGCCCGTGGAACTCCACGACGAGCTGATGGAAATGGTGGTTCGCGGTCTTTCTGAGCAACGCGAACGGATGCTCGACCTGATCGACCGCGTTCTCGCCGCCATCGTCGAAGAGAGCTGTCCCGAGAACAAGCCGCCGGAAGACTGGGACTGGGCCAACATCCGCGAAGGCTACTACGAGCACTTCAAGGTCCGACTGCCGGAAGAAGTCGAGGAGCACGGTGATGCCGAGTTGCTCGTGCGTGACTTGTTCGCCCGTGCCGAGGAGTTCTACCGCCAACGTGAAAAGGACCTCGGGGTGGAGAACGCGATGCGCGTCTTCCGCCACCTGTACTTGGAAGGCATCGACCAAGCTTGGCAGGACCACCTGTCGAACATGGAGCACCTGCGCGACGGCATTGGCCTGCGTGGCTACGGGCAGAAGGACCCGAAGAACGAGTACAAGAAAGAGGGATACAACCTCTTCCTGAACATGATGGCGAAGGTGAGCAGCACCGTGCTGCTGCGCTTCTTCGAGGTCCAGATCCAACGCACCGAGGACATCGAGGCACTGGAAGCTGTCGCCGCTGAAGAGCATCAGCAGCTTTTGGACCACGCGGTGGCTCGTCACCCGGGAGAAGAGGCTCCGCCGGAAGAGCTGTTGCAGCAGATGCTGGAATCAGCGCACTCGGCCCCGCCCCCCGCACGCAGCGCGCCCCCGGCACCGAAGATCGGCCGCAACGACGATTGCCCCTGCGGCTCCGGCAAGAAGTTCAAGAAGTGCCACGGCGCCGCCCTCGAAGACGACGAACCCTCCGAAGCACAACCCCGCGCGTGA
- a CDS encoding phosphatase PAP2 family protein, translated as MARLSKWLVAAGACITVLANPLGSALARPPEAVAALRPEVGYPTADELANGAELHAFFSPRDISRARLRWNWRRFSTAEYVTTGLAASTALAAQVINPSPGRWRGGILFDEDARDSLRLGSYQSRRMARDVSDVLVAMTVSYPVLVDGLIAANWYYESPDVAEQLILISTETLAITAAVQGVVSTAVSRERPYGRTCGTSELGGDTRDCEATGRHRSFYSGHSSMAFAGASLVCINRAYLPLHGGGVPDAATCVTAYAAAATTAALRVAGDMHYASDVMVGASWGTLAGLSIPWLLHYRHDFSTPSSFATYLVPFPGGVAMGGHF; from the coding sequence GTGGCGAGATTGTCCAAGTGGCTCGTGGCAGCTGGCGCCTGCATCACCGTGCTGGCGAACCCTCTGGGTTCCGCCCTTGCTCGCCCGCCCGAGGCCGTGGCCGCCCTGCGTCCGGAGGTCGGCTATCCGACCGCCGACGAGCTGGCCAACGGAGCGGAGCTGCATGCCTTCTTTTCACCACGCGATATCAGCCGCGCGCGCCTGCGCTGGAATTGGCGTCGCTTCTCCACCGCCGAGTACGTGACCACGGGGCTCGCGGCTTCTACTGCCTTGGCGGCGCAGGTGATCAACCCATCTCCGGGGCGCTGGCGCGGCGGCATTCTCTTCGACGAAGACGCGCGCGACTCACTGCGTCTGGGCTCGTACCAAAGCCGTCGCATGGCGCGAGACGTCAGTGACGTCTTGGTCGCGATGACGGTCAGCTACCCGGTGCTCGTCGACGGGCTCATCGCCGCCAACTGGTACTACGAAAGCCCGGACGTCGCGGAGCAACTGATTCTGATTAGCACTGAAACCCTAGCCATCACCGCGGCAGTACAGGGGGTCGTTTCCACAGCGGTGAGCCGTGAGCGCCCCTATGGTCGCACTTGTGGAACCAGCGAGCTTGGTGGGGACACTCGCGACTGTGAAGCAACGGGTCGACATCGCAGTTTCTATAGCGGCCACAGCAGCATGGCTTTTGCCGGAGCGAGTCTGGTGTGCATCAACCGCGCCTACTTGCCACTGCACGGCGGTGGCGTTCCGGACGCGGCAACCTGCGTGACGGCCTACGCGGCAGCTGCAACCACGGCGGCGCTGCGGGTCGCGGGCGACATGCACTACGCGTCCGACGTCATGGTTGGCGCCAGCTGGGGCACGTTGGCGGGGTTGTCGATTCCGTGGCTGCTCCACTACCGCCATGACTTCAGCACTCCTTCGTCCTTCGCCACCTACTTGGTCCCCTTTCCTGGCGGCGTGGCGATGGGGGGGCATTTCTGA